A region of Esox lucius isolate fEsoLuc1 chromosome 3, fEsoLuc1.pri, whole genome shotgun sequence DNA encodes the following proteins:
- the LOC105021173 gene encoding fibronectin type III domain-containing protein 7, protein MIPLSMFSPPGPCAPGNLHTNLQCITNSTSLMWDKSPGALQYLATGRSASGHVTSCNSSDTYCDLTGLQCGQVYNVSVHSADTVCRSIQTVRSDLQTALCPPQNVDAQVLCASGSMLVTWDPDTDAQFFLLDAVTEAGSSHSCNTTANQCSISNLTCGESFSVQVTAVRGGCHSLPSQAVNVSSAPCMPTGVNGSQNCVANSAWVSWVPALGADSYTVTADGAGGYNSSCSTSGSTCEVPDLACGVRYTFYVTASNGHCEGPRSVTFSIETAPCNLSSIMAYTQCHSSSIQVLWGPGGKLSTNHGYIVMAEASDHSVLTCNSSATSCDLEGARCDLQYSVIVAVSSDTCSSLRSPPYRVTMEPCPPQDVVIKSSCESRGVHVSWIPSPVAEAYVMTAVGGNGDVLSCNSSTNNCSLSGLRCSQQYNISVFASNQNCSSTASQNVTFNTVPCKPDGVSVSVQCANQSAQLSWRVRAGAEGYWGSAQAEDGSRLYCESTGTSCTIEGLECGAQYNFTVQASDGTCNSSFSEPLPAGAAPCPPENMRVTTLPMQNQAQYLRASWTNVTCPNVQYLLEVTGCILGDSQSQFELASYWTDTSFFELLLPCGSSYNATVKSSNSAGESAPSVAVNGTTAPCPPQQVTFTGSISSATISWNASVYATDYTVYDISSGVWTQVCSTVQLSCSLTNISYSNLEVTASNAAGESEPTRAISGLAQPEVQVTVKTPNTLLVDWSPVEGATYYSLVVQEQRPRPRHAGRPAPDTNRVRPERRRH, encoded by the exons ATGATCCCACTGTCCATGTTCTCCCCTCCAGGCccctgtgctcctgggaacctGCACACTAACCTCCAGTGCATCACCAACTCTACCTCCCTGATGTGGGACAAAAGCCCAGGGGCCCTGCAGTATTTGGCCACAGGACGTTCTGCGAGCGGCCACGTGACCTCCTGTAATTCTAGTGACACCTACTGTGATCTAACGGGACTGCAGTGTGGCCAGGTCTACAACGTGTCAGTCCACTCCGCGGACACGGTCTGCAGGAGCATCCAGACGGTCCGCTCAGATTTACAAACCG CTCTGTGTCCACCCCAGAATGTGGACGCCCAGGTGCTCTGTGCCTCAGGCTCAATGCTGGTGACTTGGGACCCCGACACAGACGCCCAGTTCTTCCTGCTGGATGCCGTGACGGAGGCAGGGAGCAGCCACTCCTGTAACACCACAGCCAACCAGTGCTCCATAAGCAATCTGACCTGTGGAGAGAGCTTCTCTGTCCAGGTCACTGCTGTGAGAGGAGGATGCCACAGCTTGCCCAGTCAGGCTGTCAACGTCTCATCTG CCCCATGCATGCCCACTGGGGTGAACGGGAGCCAGAACTGCGTGGCCAACTCTGCTTGGGTGTCCTGGGTCCCGGCGCTGGGGGCGGACAGCTACACGGTGACCGCTGATGGTGCGGGCGGGTACAACTCCTCCTGCTCCACATCCGGCTCCACCTGTGAGGTGCCTGATCTGGCCTGCGGCGTGCGCTACACCTTCTACGTCACTGCTAGCAATGGACACTGTGAAGGTCCGCGCAGCGTGACGTTCAGCATCGAAACAG CTCCCTGCAACCTGTCCAGCATCATGGCCTACACCCAGTGTCACAGCTCCTCCATCCAGGTTCTGTGGGGGCCCGGCGGGAAGCTCTCGACGAACCATGGATACATTGTCATGGCGGAGGCCAGCGACCATAGCGTGCTGACCTGCAACAGCTCTGCCACAAGCTGTGACCTGGAGGGGGCCCGCTGCGACCTGCAGTACTCCGTCATCGTAGCAGTGTCGTCAGACACCTGCTCCAGCCTGCGAAGCCCTCCTTATAGAGTCACCATGG AACCCTGTCCCCCCCAGGATGTGGTCATTAAGTCCTCCTGCGAGTCCCGTGGAGTCCACGTGTCCTGGATCCCCTCCCCTGTAGCGGAGGCCTACGTCATGACTGCTGTAGGTGGAAACGGAGATGTGCTCTCCTGCAACTCATCCACAAATAACTGCTCCCTGTCTGGGCTGAGGTGCAGTCAGCAGTACAACATCTCTGTGTTTGCCAGCAACCAGAACTGCTCCAGCACGGCCAGTCAGAATGTCACATTTAATACCG TGCCCTGCAAGCCAGATGGCGTGTCTGTGTCAGTCCAGTGTGCTAACCAGTCGGCGCAGCTTTCATGGAGGGTCAGAGCTGGCGCTGAGGGTTACTGGGGCAGTGCACAGGCGGAGGATGGTAGCAGGCTGTACTGTGAGAGCACAGGGACGTCCTGTACCATTGAAGGGTTGGAGTGCGGGGCCCAGTACAACTTCACTGTTCAGGCCTCAGATGGGACCTGCAACAGCTCCTTCAGTGAACCCCTGCCGGCTGGAGCAG CTCCCTGTCCTCCAGAGAACATGAGGGTGACCACACTACCCATGCAAAACCAGGCCCAGTATTTACGTGCCTCATGGACCAACGTGACCTGTCCTAATGTCCAATACCTGCTTGAGGTGACTGGATGCATCCTGGGAGACAGCCAATCCCAGTTCGAGCTGGCTTCCTATTGGACCGACACCAGTTTCTTCGAGCTTCTCCTCCCATGTGGCTCATCCTATAACGCGACAGTGAAGAGCAGTAACTCTGCAGGCGAGAGTGCCCCCTCTGTGGCCGTCAATGGAACTACAG CCCCTTGCCCTCCACAGCAAGTGACCTTCACTGGGTCCATCTCCTCGGCCACCATCTCGTGGAACGCATCCGTCTACGCCACTGACTACACAGTGTATGACATCAGCAGCGGGGTGTGGACCCAGGTCTGCAGCACAGTTCAGTTGTCCTGTTCCCTGACCAACATCAGCTACAGTAACCTAGAGGTCACCGCTAGCAACGCCGCTGGAGAGAGCGAACCCACCAGGGCCATATCAG GTCTGGCCCAGCCTGAGGTGCAGGTCACTGTGAAAACCCCCAACACCCTGCTGGTCGACTGGTCCCCTGTAGAAGGGGCAACGTACTACTCCCTAGTGGTCCAGGAGCAGAGGCCTCGACCTCGCCACGCCGGCCGGCCGGCCCCAGATACTAACCGTGTACGGCCAGAGCGTCGTCGTCACTGA